Proteins encoded by one window of Nicotiana tabacum cultivar K326 chromosome 10, ASM71507v2, whole genome shotgun sequence:
- the LOC142165214 gene encoding uncharacterized protein LOC142165214 — MPVYVNFFKEILSKKKKVEEISVVKLTEHCSAILQNKSPSKVWRSMKLEGEIGENRSIPVSLQLVDQTTIIPERIGEDVLVRVEIFVFPMDFIMVDMEENREVPLILGRAFLAMDSAILDIQERQLMLRVGEERVVFKIEGAMGAIKERTGESKMISVRYTQRRKKKSSHHGCVHWVGHAKEISTSIQNPTK, encoded by the exons ATGCCAGtttatgttaatttttttaaggaaatattgtccaaaaagaaaaaagtggAAGAGATATCGgttgtcaagctcacagagcattgtagTGCCATTTTGCAAAATAAGTCCCcctcaaaagtgtggagatccat GAAATTAGAGGGAGAGATTGGAGAAAACAGGTCGATACCTGTGTCCTTGCAGCTGGTGGATCAGACCACAATCATACCTGAAAGAATAGGGGAAGATGTGCTAGTTCGGGTGGAAATATTTGTGTTTCCTATGGATTTCATTATGGTGGACATGGAGGAGAATAGGGAGGTCCCTCTGATTTTAGGAAGAGCCTTCTTGGCTATGGACAGTGCAATTCTGGACATTCAGGAAAGGCAACTCATGCTCAGAGTGGGGGAAGAAAGGGTGGTCTTCAAGATAGAAGGAGCAATGGGGGCCATAAAGGAGCGAACTGGGGAGAGTAAAATGATAAGTGTTAGGTATActcaaagaaggaagaaaaaaagcTCTCATCATGGATGTGTGCATTGGGTCGGGCATGCAAAGGAGATTTCGACTTCAATTCAGAACCCGACCAAATGA